A genomic stretch from Carbonactinospora thermoautotrophica includes:
- a CDS encoding SDR family NAD(P)-dependent oxidoreductase produces MTGEQVTSPGLVLVSGSSGNIGAATARLFLDRGFEVVGLDNRKPDTMPLGSFHHVTVDLADERATAQAVAEITAAAPVQHVCGIAGGALPDDGGATGWQLPTPEVFRASIERNLLSQYHLVHAALPALEAARGDRSITLCSSVNALGAWARPAYSTAKAGLLGLTRVLAEALGPRGIRVNCVAPGSVLDEANGAVGRESNGSVIRELERTIPLGRAAHPVDVARCFVTLALDLTHVHGETLVVDGGQEIRRRSRTS; encoded by the coding sequence GTGACCGGGGAACAGGTGACTTCACCCGGCCTCGTCCTGGTGTCCGGTTCGTCCGGTAACATCGGCGCGGCCACGGCACGGCTGTTCCTCGACCGGGGCTTCGAGGTGGTCGGGCTGGACAACCGCAAGCCCGACACGATGCCGCTCGGTTCGTTCCACCACGTGACCGTCGACCTCGCCGACGAGCGGGCCACCGCCCAGGCGGTCGCCGAGATCACCGCGGCCGCGCCCGTGCAGCACGTGTGCGGCATCGCCGGGGGCGCCCTCCCCGACGACGGCGGCGCGACCGGCTGGCAGCTTCCCACGCCGGAGGTGTTCCGCGCCAGCATCGAGCGGAACCTGCTGTCCCAGTACCACCTCGTCCACGCGGCGCTGCCCGCGCTGGAGGCCGCCCGGGGTGACCGCTCCATCACGCTGTGCTCCTCGGTGAACGCGCTGGGCGCGTGGGCGCGCCCGGCGTACTCGACCGCCAAGGCCGGCCTGCTGGGCCTCACCCGCGTGCTCGCCGAGGCGCTCGGACCGCGCGGCATCCGGGTCAACTGCGTGGCGCCCGGCAGCGTGCTCGACGAGGCCAACGGCGCGGTCGGGCGGGAGAGCAACGGCAGCGTGATCCGCGAGCTGGAGCGGACGATCCCGCTGGGCCGCGCCGCCCACCCGGTGGACGTGGCCCGCTGCTTCGTCACGCTCGCCCTGGATCTCACCCACGTGCACGGCGAGACGCTCGTCGTGGACGGCGGCCAGGAGATCCGCCGCCGGTCGCGCAC